From one Anopheles bellator chromosome 1, idAnoBellAS_SP24_06.2, whole genome shotgun sequence genomic stretch:
- the LOC131206050 gene encoding electron transfer flavoprotein-ubiquinone oxidoreductase, mitochondrial, whose protein sequence is MARNILNIAKYTGTILGRQQCRCFSDASAQFPKITTHYTIKPRDKDSRWTEVDMERFVDEADILIVGGGPAGLSAAIRAKQIATESGQELRVCLVEKAAEVGGHILSGACLDPVALNELIPDWKDKEAPLNTPVTHDKFSYLTASAKLPIPVFPGWPMDNRGNYVVRLGHVVAWLGQQAEALGVEIYPGTAAAEVLFHEDGSVKGVATGDVGIAKDGAPKDTFARGMELHAKTTIFAEGCRGHLSKQLMAKFGLNAQNEPQTYGIGLKEVWEIQPENHHPGLVEHTIGWPLDKNTYGGSFLYHLNEPTPLVAVGFVVGLDYVNPYLSPFQEFQRFKTHPKVRGTFEGGNRIAYGARALNEGGFQSIPKLTFPGGCLVGCAAGFMNVPRVKGSHYAMKSGMLAAESACDAILSGAAQETVGLEPKHYPERIKESYVWKDLYKVRNSRPSFHTGLGLYGGVAYSGFSILVGGREPWTLHHGSPDHARLRPAKECQPIEYPKPDGKITFDLLSSVALTGTNHEGDQPAHLTLRDDTIPVANNLAIYDGPEARFCPAGVYEFVANDEGGNMKLQINAQNCIHCKTCDIKDVTQNINWVVPEGGGGPAYNGM, encoded by the exons ATGGCAAGAAACATTCTAAACATTGCCAAAT ATACCGGAACGATTCTCGGTCGGCAGCAGTGCCGCTGCTTTTCGGATGCCTCGGCACAGTTTCCTAAAATTACGACCCATTACACGATAAAACCACGAGACAAGGACTCGCGATGGACGG AGGTCGACATGGAACGATTCGTCGATGAGGCGGACATCCTTATCGTCGGTGGAGGACCGGCCGGTCTTTCTGCCGCTATTCGCGCGAAACAGATAGCAACAGAAAGCGGCCAAGAGTTGCGAGTGTGCTTGGTGGAGAAGGCAGCCGAGGTCGGGGGCCACATACTGTCCGGTGCCTGTCTTGATCCGGTAGCACTGAACGAACTGATACCGGACTGGAAAGACAAGGAAGCTCCACTAAACACACCGGTAACACACGATAAATTTTCCTACCTCACCGCGTCCGCCAAGCTACCGATTCCCGTATTTCCGGGATGGCCGATGGATAACCGAGGAAACTATGTGGTCCGGCTCGGGCACGTTGTCGCCTGGCTAGGCCAGCAGGCAGAAGCGCTCGGCGTCGAAATATATCCCGGAACGGCGGCCGCTGAAGTGCTGTTCCACGAAGACGGTTCCGTGAAGGGTGTTGCAACTGGCGACGTTGGAATAGCGAAGGATGGTGCACCGAAGGACACGTTCGCACGGGGCATGGAACTGCACGCCAAGACGACGATCTTTGCCGAAGGTTGCAGAGGGCATCTGTCGAAACAGCTAATGGCCAAGTTCGGGTTAAACGCCCAAAACGAACCACAAACGTACGGCATCGGACTGAAGGAGGTTTGGGAAATTCAACCCGAAAACCACCATCCCGGGCTGGTGGAACATACGATCGGGTGGCCACTCGACAAGAACACATACGGTGGTTCCTTTCTGTACCACCTGAACGAACCGACGCCACTGGTGGCCGTCGGGTTTGTGGTGGGGCTCGATTACGTCAACCCGTACCTAAGTCCGTTCCAGGAGTTTCAACGCTTCAAAACACACCCGAAAGTGCGTGGTACGTTCGAGGGTGGCAATCGCATCGCTTACGGTGCCCGGGCGTTGAATGAGGGCGGTTTTCAGAGCATTCCTAAACTCACGTTCCCTGGcggttgtttggttggttgtgCGGCCGGTTTCATGAATGTGCCACGCGTCAAGGGAAGTCATTACGCGATGAAGAGCGGTATGTTGGCAGCGGAGAGCGCGTGCGACGCGATCCTTTCTGGTGCGGCACAGGAAACAGTTGGACTGGAACCGAAACATTATCCGGAACG CATCAAAGAATCGTACGTGTGGAAGGATCTTTACAAAGTGCGCAATTCTCGACCCAGTTTCCACACGGGTCTTGGGCTGTACGGAGGAGTGGCTTACAGCGGTTTCAGCATTCTTGTTGGAGGCCGCGAACCATGGACCCTACACCACGGTTCTCCCGATCATGCCCGCCTTCGGCCAGCCAAAGAGTGCCAACCGATTGAGTATCCAAAACCGGACGGAAAGATTACGTTCGATCTGCTCTCGTCAGTCGCCCTGACCGGCACCAATCACGAGGGTGACCAGCCTGCTCATCTGACGCTCCGCGATGATACGATACCGGTGGCGAATAATCTTGCAATCTACGATGGTCCCGAGGCGCGCTTCTGTCCTGCCGGTGTATACGAGTTTGTGGCGAATGATGAAGGTGGCAACATGAAGCTGCAGATTAATGCTCAAAACTGTATCCATTGCAAAACGTGTGACATTAAGGATGTGACCCAAAACATCAACTGGGTTGTCCCGGAAGGTGGTGGCGGACCTGCCTACAATGGAATGTGA